The following proteins are encoded in a genomic region of Montipora foliosa isolate CH-2021 chromosome 10, ASM3666993v2, whole genome shotgun sequence:
- the LOC137973005 gene encoding mesoderm induction early response protein 1-like isoform X1, with translation MAETSELSPKALTDETGDSTDQEYEITADMMVHDVDDEATMDEEELLADKEEFNEDELSELQKEQDMPLEELLALYGYSDKDNPEADVPLDEIKPDPLPPLIDASEMDSPHPIHPLIEENILPENTDSPAPPSLDSPLSVPSPGSPRSPPSPRVSRDNNFFPENQRITRGLAAAYSYFNLGESSSSSDDEDYSPEDWKKEIQIGSDHQADVPETMGPNYEDDPYSKDDKCLWDPKKVSGKELQRYLNSICHIPGLEGVRRDVLRDDEQALYLLLQCNYLVEEAIGKRKSQANPQAEMALWSEDECRDFESGLRVYGKDFRQIQKNKVISRTVGEIVQFYYLWKKTERHDAFACQTRLTKKKYAFHPGITDYMDRFLDENESAASSRASSPHNFASRVRPGNGITPVSVQTQSQPIATQPMHTVAAPTAAQTTVVTVNVSNTNPVTVSLTRQDASESITNRHLMQQSCVPTSVIVSSTDSGGEPPSKKLKILPSGRPKLINSMLSKPPPLKPIASSGSPAFHATNLGNTPLLSNSVSNFSTSSSHEHSYLPVHSTSASDSVLFPQHK, from the exons ATGGCGGAGACATCGGAATTA TCACCCAAAGCTCTCACTGATGAAACAG GTGACTCGACGGATCAGGAATACGAGATAACTGCCGACATGATGGTtcatgatgttgatgatgaagCAACTATGGACGAAGAAGAACTTTTAGCTGACAAAGAGGAATTTAATGAAGATGAACTGTCAGAACTACAGAAG GAACAAGATATGCCACTGGAAGAACTGTTGGCTCTTTATGGTTACTCTGACAAAGACAATCCTGAAGCTGATGTTCCCTTGGATGAAATAAAGCCTGACCCGTTGCCACCGTTGATAGATGCCAGTGAGATGGATTCACCGCATCCAATACATCCCTTGATTGAAGAAAACATCTTACCAGAAAACACAGATTCCCCGGCTCCTCCTTCTTTAGACTCCCCCCTATCTGTGCCATCACCAGGGTCCCCTAGGTCTCCGCCGTCACCAAGAGTTAGTCGAGATAACAACTTCTTTCCAGAAAACCAGCGAATTACGAGAGGAT TGGCTGCGGCCTATAGTTATTTTAATTTGGGTGAAAGTTCATCGTCTTCAGATGATGAAGATTACTCTCCAGAGGATTGGAAAAAG GAGATTCAAATTGGATCTGATCACCAGGCAGATGTTCCAGAGACAATGGGCCCAAATTATGAAGATG ATCCCTACTCGAAAGATGACAAATGCCTCTGGGACCCCAAGAAAGTCAGCGGAAAAGAAT TGCAGCGATATTTGAACTCAATTTGCCACATACCTGGTTTGGAGGGAGTAAGGAGAGATGTTCTTAGAGATGATGAGCAG GCACTCTACTTGCTTTTACAATGTAACTACTTGGTAGAAGAAGCAATTGGAAAGAGAAAGTCACAGGCCAATCCACAAGCAG AAATGGCCTTGTGGTCTGAAGATGAATGCAGGGACTTTGAAAGTG GTCTGAGAGTGTATGGAAAGGACTTCAgacaaattcaaaagaacaaG GTGATATCACGGACTGTGGGAGAAATAGTCCAGTTCTACTATTTATGGAAGAAAACTGAAAGACATGATGCCTTCGCTTGCCAGACCCGTTTAACCAAGAAAAAATATGCATTTCACCCTGGAATCAC GGATTACATGGACAGGTTTCTGGATGAAAACGAAAGTGCTGCCTCTAGTAGGGCCTCCAGTCCACACAACTTCGCCTCGCGAGTGAGACCAGGGAACGGAATAACTCCTGTCTCTGTCCAGACTCAGAGTCAGCCTATAGCAACGCAACCAATGCATACTGTAGCCGCACCGACAGCCGCACAGACCACAGTCGTCACGGTCAATGTTTCCAACACCAACCCAGTGACAGTTTCTTTGACACGCCAGGACGCTTCGGAGAGCATCACCAACCGGCATCTGATGCAACAGTCGTGTGTACCAACGTCTGTCATAGTGTCGAGCACGGACTCTGGTGGTGAACCACCGTCCAAAAAGTTAAAGATACTTCCAAGTGGAAGACCCAAGTTAATCAACAGTATGTTGAGTAAACCTCCACCACTGAAGCCAATCGCATCGTCAGGATCGCCAGCATTTCATGCAACTAACTTGGGTAACACACCATTGTTATCAAACAGCGTATCGAATTTTAGCACGTCTAGCTCACACGAACACTCTTATTTACCAGTGCATAGCACATCTGCTTCTGATTCCGTTCTTTTTCCACAGCACAAGTGA
- the LOC137973005 gene encoding mesoderm induction early response protein 1-like isoform X2, translated as MMVHDVDDEATMDEEELLADKEEFNEDELSELQKEQDMPLEELLALYGYSDKDNPEADVPLDEIKPDPLPPLIDASEMDSPHPIHPLIEENILPENTDSPAPPSLDSPLSVPSPGSPRSPPSPRVSRDNNFFPENQRITRGLAAAYSYFNLGESSSSSDDEDYSPEDWKKEIQIGSDHQADVPETMGPNYEDDPYSKDDKCLWDPKKVSGKELQRYLNSICHIPGLEGVRRDVLRDDEQALYLLLQCNYLVEEAIGKRKSQANPQAEMALWSEDECRDFESGLRVYGKDFRQIQKNKVISRTVGEIVQFYYLWKKTERHDAFACQTRLTKKKYAFHPGITDYMDRFLDENESAASSRASSPHNFASRVRPGNGITPVSVQTQSQPIATQPMHTVAAPTAAQTTVVTVNVSNTNPVTVSLTRQDASESITNRHLMQQSCVPTSVIVSSTDSGGEPPSKKLKILPSGRPKLINSMLSKPPPLKPIASSGSPAFHATNLGNTPLLSNSVSNFSTSSSHEHSYLPVHSTSASDSVLFPQHK; from the exons ATGATGGTtcatgatgttgatgatgaagCAACTATGGACGAAGAAGAACTTTTAGCTGACAAAGAGGAATTTAATGAAGATGAACTGTCAGAACTACAGAAG GAACAAGATATGCCACTGGAAGAACTGTTGGCTCTTTATGGTTACTCTGACAAAGACAATCCTGAAGCTGATGTTCCCTTGGATGAAATAAAGCCTGACCCGTTGCCACCGTTGATAGATGCCAGTGAGATGGATTCACCGCATCCAATACATCCCTTGATTGAAGAAAACATCTTACCAGAAAACACAGATTCCCCGGCTCCTCCTTCTTTAGACTCCCCCCTATCTGTGCCATCACCAGGGTCCCCTAGGTCTCCGCCGTCACCAAGAGTTAGTCGAGATAACAACTTCTTTCCAGAAAACCAGCGAATTACGAGAGGAT TGGCTGCGGCCTATAGTTATTTTAATTTGGGTGAAAGTTCATCGTCTTCAGATGATGAAGATTACTCTCCAGAGGATTGGAAAAAG GAGATTCAAATTGGATCTGATCACCAGGCAGATGTTCCAGAGACAATGGGCCCAAATTATGAAGATG ATCCCTACTCGAAAGATGACAAATGCCTCTGGGACCCCAAGAAAGTCAGCGGAAAAGAAT TGCAGCGATATTTGAACTCAATTTGCCACATACCTGGTTTGGAGGGAGTAAGGAGAGATGTTCTTAGAGATGATGAGCAG GCACTCTACTTGCTTTTACAATGTAACTACTTGGTAGAAGAAGCAATTGGAAAGAGAAAGTCACAGGCCAATCCACAAGCAG AAATGGCCTTGTGGTCTGAAGATGAATGCAGGGACTTTGAAAGTG GTCTGAGAGTGTATGGAAAGGACTTCAgacaaattcaaaagaacaaG GTGATATCACGGACTGTGGGAGAAATAGTCCAGTTCTACTATTTATGGAAGAAAACTGAAAGACATGATGCCTTCGCTTGCCAGACCCGTTTAACCAAGAAAAAATATGCATTTCACCCTGGAATCAC GGATTACATGGACAGGTTTCTGGATGAAAACGAAAGTGCTGCCTCTAGTAGGGCCTCCAGTCCACACAACTTCGCCTCGCGAGTGAGACCAGGGAACGGAATAACTCCTGTCTCTGTCCAGACTCAGAGTCAGCCTATAGCAACGCAACCAATGCATACTGTAGCCGCACCGACAGCCGCACAGACCACAGTCGTCACGGTCAATGTTTCCAACACCAACCCAGTGACAGTTTCTTTGACACGCCAGGACGCTTCGGAGAGCATCACCAACCGGCATCTGATGCAACAGTCGTGTGTACCAACGTCTGTCATAGTGTCGAGCACGGACTCTGGTGGTGAACCACCGTCCAAAAAGTTAAAGATACTTCCAAGTGGAAGACCCAAGTTAATCAACAGTATGTTGAGTAAACCTCCACCACTGAAGCCAATCGCATCGTCAGGATCGCCAGCATTTCATGCAACTAACTTGGGTAACACACCATTGTTATCAAACAGCGTATCGAATTTTAGCACGTCTAGCTCACACGAACACTCTTATTTACCAGTGCATAGCACATCTGCTTCTGATTCCGTTCTTTTTCCACAGCACAAGTGA